A genome region from Cryptomeria japonica unplaced genomic scaffold, Sugi_1.0 HiC_scaffold_77, whole genome shotgun sequence includes the following:
- the LOC131864147 gene encoding germin-like protein 8-2, which produces MANRMIYFTLGLFLLICCYSDRVMAGDSDPLQDFCVADEESKVLVNGFVCKDPMQVSADDFFFRGLGQAGNTDNDVGSNVTMANVKQIPGLNTLGISLVRIDYAQNVGHENAVAISALSSQLPGVQTIANSLFAADPPLPDSVLAKAFRITQEVVDYIQKKFA; this is translated from the exons ATGGCTAACCGAATGATTTACTTCACACTGGGACTTTTTCTGTTGATATGTTGTTACAGCGACAGGGTCATGGCAGGGGATTCCGATCCCTTGCAAGATTTCTGCGTTGCAGATGAGGAAAGCAAAG TTTTGGTGAACGGGTTCGTTTGCAAAGACCCAATGCAAGTTTCAGCAGACGACTTCTTCTTCCGGGGACTTGGGCAGGCAGGGAACACCGACAATGATGTGGGCTCCAACGTAACGATGGCGAACGTTAAACAGATACCAGGCCTCAATACGTTGGGAATATCGTTGGTCCGCATCGACTACGCA cagaatgtggggCATGAAAATGCGGTGGCCATATCTGCATTGAGCAGCCAGCTTCCGGGAGTTCAGACAATCGCCAACTCTCTGTTTGCAGCGGATCCTCCTCTCCCAGATTCCGTATTGGCCAAGGCCTTCCGCATCACACAGGAAGTTGTGGATTACATTCAGAAGAAATTCGCATAA